One Cricetulus griseus strain 17A/GY chromosome 5, alternate assembly CriGri-PICRH-1.0, whole genome shotgun sequence genomic window carries:
- the LOC113836062 gene encoding uncharacterized protein LOC113836062: MGWSWIILFLVTAFTGVHSQVQLQQSVAELRRPGSSVKMSCKASGYTFTDRFMHWVKQKPGQGLEWIGWIYPGDGYTKYNQKFQGKATLTADTSSSTAYMELSSLTSEDSAVYYCARDTVLQPHPECIQLQESGPGLVKPSQSLSLTCSVIDFSITTSGYVWHWIRQFPGKKLEWMGYISYGGGNSYNPSVKSRISITRDTVKNQFFLQLNSSLTASNLDDFYIVFVIDVLAINKYYLD, from the exons atgggatggagctggatcATCCTCTTCCTGGTGACAGCATTTACCG gtgtccacTCCCAGGTCCAGCTGCAGCAGTCTGTGGCTGAGTTGAGGAGGCCTGGATCCTCAGTGAAGATGTCCTGCAAGGCTTCAGGCTACACCTTCACTGATCGTTTTATGCACTGGGTGAAGCAAAAGCCTGGACAGGGTCTGGAGTGGATTGGATGGATTTATCCTGGAGATGGTTATACAAAGTATAATCAGAAGTTCCAGGGCAAGGCCACGCTGACTGCAGACacatcctccagcacagcctacatggagctcagcagcctgacatctgaggactctgcagtCTATTACTGTGCGAGAGACACAGTGTTGCaaccacatcctgagtgt atccagcttcaggagtcaggacCTGGCCTGGTGAAGCCCTCACAGTCGCTGTCCCTTACTTGCTCTGTCATTGATTTCTCCATCACCACCAGTGGTTATGTCTGGCACTGGATCAGGCAGTTCCCAGGGAAGAagctggagtggatggggtaCATAAGTTATGGTGGTGGTAACAGCTACAACCCATCCGTCAAGAGCCGCATCTCCATCACCAGAGACACAGTCAAGAACCAgttcttcctgcagctgaactct TCTTTGACTGCTTCAAATTTGGATgacttttatattgtttttgtgaTTGATGTTCTGGCTATTAACAAGTACTATCTCGACTAA